GGCCATGGTATTGGCTTTCGTGACCGCTGTGGGCGGCGGCACTATTCGTGACGTCCTGCTGGGTGCGACACCTGTCTTCTGGTTTCAGGACACTCTGTATTTAACCGTTATTTTTGCTTCTACCCTGTTCGCTATTGCACTGCGTAAGTGGCATGAGAAGGCTCAGTGGCCACTTCAGGTGGCCGATGCCCTGGGGTTGGCGGTCTTCGTTGTGATTGGTGCGGATAAAGCCCTGACTTATGGTGCAGAGCCTGTTGTTGCAGTAATGATGGGGGTTCTGACCGGCTGTGGCGGTGGCGCTATCCGGGATGTACTGGCGGATGAAATACCTAATGTGCTGCGCAACGAGGTCTATGCCTCTGCCGCTATTGCTGGCGG
Above is a genomic segment from Endozoicomonas euniceicola containing:
- a CDS encoding trimeric intracellular cation channel family protein — encoded protein: MLLYSLDLFGTAVFAISGAWVACRKDMDIFGAMVLAFVTAVGGGTIRDVLLGATPVFWFQDTLYLTVIFASTLFAIALRKWHEKAQWPLQVADALGLAVFVVIGADKALTYGAEPVVAVMMGVLTGCGGGAIRDVLADEIPNVLRNEVYASAAIAGGAVFVFLNSVLGFTLAAVISATLVLLMRLLALYNNISLPRFQLPKINN